A genomic stretch from Engraulis encrasicolus isolate BLACKSEA-1 chromosome 10, IST_EnEncr_1.0, whole genome shotgun sequence includes:
- the LOC134457436 gene encoding uncharacterized protein LOC134457436 yields the protein MRMVKTGKSDGFRCNFPPLVSFSQGLRLRQSDMVEDGIARSSPTLSKMAQTIRVVCKRAMKDYTRRHGQVVGDGGEFAVIDESCFRHKRKYHRGRAAATWRRRRWVFGILGVRNQQRRPILRLVRRRGRGNLIPIVVKHVRPGATVISDEWGAYRGALAGLGYTHFTVNHSRWFVDPQTGAHTQHVERAWLQFKSTAWRLRGNQTEAILKEHLSLIEWTYWLGNGHRNGPLGRLLKDIRRHYRV from the exons ATGAGAATGGTGAAAACGGGGAAAAGCGATGGCTTCCGCTG tAATTTTCCTCCTTTGGTCAGTTTTTCGCAAGGTTTGCGCCTCAGACAGAGTGATATGGTGGAGGATGGCATTGCAAGGAGCTCACCGACTCTGTCGAAGATGGCTCAAACTATCCGGGTGGTTTGCAAGCGTGCCATGAAGGACTACACACGGCGCCATGGCCAGGTGGTTGGAGACGGAGGAGAATTTGCGGTCATCGACGAAAGTTGTTTCCGTCATAAACGCAAG TATCACAGAGGAAGGGCAGCTGCTACATGGCGACGGAGGAGGTGGGTCTTTGGGATCTTGGGCGTAAGGAACCAGCAGAGACGTCCCATCCTGCGCCTTGTGAGGAGAAGAGGGCGAGGGAATCTGATCCCCATCGTGGTGAAGCACGTCCGTCCGGGAGCCACTGTGATCAGCGATGAATGGGGGGCGTACAGAGGAGCGTTAGCTGGCCTGGGATACACACATTTCACCGTGAACCACTCACGATGGTTTGTGGATCCACAGACTGGGGCCCATACGCAACATGTGGAGAGGGCATGGCTGCAGTTTAAGTCCACCGCTTGGAGGCTCAGGGGTAACCAGACGGAGGCAATCCTGAAGGAGCATCTCTCCCTAATAGAATGGACATACTGGCTGGGAAATGGGCATCGTAATGGTCCCCTAGGAAGACTACTGAAAGACATTCGGCGCCACTATAGGGTGTAg